One genomic region from Gossypium hirsutum isolate 1008001.06 chromosome D13, Gossypium_hirsutum_v2.1, whole genome shotgun sequence encodes:
- the LOC121225111 gene encoding uncharacterized protein, with protein MATEAVPEGVPVVDTPCHSSNTGEDVHSQGLGSFCIPAVHYFSKHDTIKLAAYNFLLWKHKFLLILEGYGLDGFILGHSDGITLLEGHMHEGLYRFQFSKSASATVSSSLKPSSSLLNSAQLSSSSL; from the exons atGGCCACTGAAGCCGTTCCAGAAGGTGTACCAGTAGTTGACACACCTTGTCACTCCTCCAACACTGGGGAGGATGTACATTCGCAAGGACTTGGCAGTTTCTGCATACCTGCAGTTCATTACTTCTCCAAACACGACACCATCAAACTTGCTGCGTACAATTTTCTTTTATGGAAGCATAAGTTTTTGTTGATTCTTGAGGGTTATGGTCTTGACGGGTTTATATTAG GACATTCAGACGGGATAACTTTGCTAGAGGGCCACATGCATGAGGGTTTATACAGGTTTCAGTTTTCAAAGTCTGCTTCCGCTACAGTCAGTTCTTCCTTGAAGCCTAGCTCAAGTTTGCTGAATAGTGCTCAgctttcctcttcttctttatGA